From Bacteroidota bacterium, one genomic window encodes:
- a CDS encoding outer membrane beta-barrel protein, protein MKTKLLSLLAASALSSSVALACNDSLRINCGIDQGFHYWEGLDIGVNGYFNNNSSIETPGGYDFLDLDYARSHSIAWNMMQYNIHLYKNHVNLVTGFGLEWNTYSFRQNISLSTNSNSVSATYENIDFDKNKLRTTWLDAPLLLEFNTGKDEDNSFHLAVGGTFGYNIFRNKMIQEYNVNGNEQDRKTKDDYNINPFRYGVTKNLIEESD, encoded by the coding sequence ATGAAAACTAAACTACTTTCTCTCCTCGCGGCCAGCGCACTTTCTTCTTCTGTAGCATTGGCCTGCAACGACTCACTCCGCATCAATTGTGGCATTGACCAGGGATTCCATTACTGGGAAGGACTGGATATCGGCGTCAACGGGTATTTCAATAATAATTCAAGTATTGAAACTCCCGGCGGATATGATTTTCTGGATCTTGATTACGCGCGTTCGCACAGCATAGCGTGGAATATGATGCAGTACAATATTCATCTTTATAAAAATCACGTGAATCTTGTTACCGGCTTCGGCCTCGAATGGAATACCTATTCTTTCCGGCAGAATATTTCTCTTTCCACCAATTCAAATTCTGTTTCTGCGACCTATGAAAATATCGATTTTGATAAAAATAAATTACGCACTACGTGGCTGGATGCCCCGCTTCTTCTCGAATTCAATACAGGCAAAGACGAGGATAATTCATTTCACCTCGCTGTCGGCGGAACTTTCGGCTACAATATTTTCCGCAACAAAATGATCCAGGAATACAATGTGAACGGGAACGAACAGGATCGTAAAACAAAAGATGATTATAATATCAATCCATTCCGTTATGGTGTTACAAAGAATCTGATTGAAGAATCTGATTGA
- the mutS gene encoding DNA mismatch repair protein MutS has protein sequence MSKVKTEKGAAETPLMKQYNAIKAKHPDALLLFRVGDFYETFGEDAIKTSSILGIVLTKRANGSASYVELAGFPHHSLDTYLPRLVRAGLRVAICDQLEDPKMTKTIVKRDVTELVTPGVSFNEKVLDHRTNNFLAAIHVDGSRAGVSFLDISTGEFFAAQGTIAYTEKLIQNFRPAEVLYKKSIRAQVTETFGEKNYFFGMEDWVFTEEFTTEKLLRHFGTTSLKGFGVEGMGLGTIAAGVCLHYLSETQHDRVQHIASISRIEEEKYVWLDRFTIRNLELFSSANENAKTLIDVIDRTVSPMGARLLKRWLALPLKDLQPINERLSVVEALLTEDGVHEKIVDLLREAGDLERLVAKASAARINPRELMQLRLTLELLPQLKELCSNTTNIHLQKFGEQMDRCENVHQKILKELHPDPPVLVNKGSVIAKGVNAELDELRQLAFSGKDFLLQIQQRESERTGIPSLKVAFNNIFGYYLEVTNAHKEKVPAEWIRKQTLVNAERYITPELKTYEEKILGAEEKILAIETRLYAELVQSLAPFITTIQKNAFILAQLDCLAGFATLANHRNYIRPHLNDNGVIDIRNGRHPVIEQMLPPGQSFIANDIYLDPSSQQILMITGPNMSGKSALLRQCALIVLLAQIGSYVPASHAEIGLVDKIFTRVGASDNISSGESTFMVEMNETASILNNLSDRSLVLLDEIGRGTSTYDGISIAWAIAEYIHENANGKAKTLFATHYHELNEMAERFPRIRNFNVSVKETGNKVIFLRKLMPGGSEHSFGIHVAKMAGMPVKVVERAKQVLTQLERAHSGEELSKENSKQNSEDFQLSFFQLDDPTLEQIREELLKVDINTLTPVEALMKLNEIKKMIGSK, from the coding sequence ATGTCAAAAGTAAAAACGGAAAAAGGAGCAGCAGAAACTCCGCTGATGAAACAGTATAATGCGATCAAGGCGAAACATCCTGATGCGCTTTTACTTTTTCGTGTCGGAGATTTTTATGAAACATTCGGTGAGGATGCCATAAAAACTTCTTCCATTCTCGGCATCGTACTCACCAAGCGCGCCAATGGTTCTGCATCTTACGTAGAGCTCGCCGGATTCCCGCATCATTCGCTCGACACTTATTTACCGAGATTAGTAAGAGCCGGACTTCGTGTTGCCATTTGCGATCAGCTTGAAGATCCGAAAATGACCAAGACGATCGTGAAGAGAGATGTGACCGAACTGGTAACACCCGGAGTTTCCTTCAATGAAAAAGTGCTGGATCACCGCACGAATAATTTTCTTGCCGCAATTCATGTCGATGGCAGTCGTGCGGGCGTAAGCTTTCTCGACATTTCAACCGGAGAATTTTTTGCCGCACAGGGAACGATCGCCTATACAGAAAAGCTCATTCAGAATTTCCGGCCGGCCGAAGTGCTTTACAAAAAATCCATTCGTGCACAGGTGACAGAAACTTTCGGTGAAAAAAATTATTTCTTCGGAATGGAAGACTGGGTTTTTACGGAGGAATTCACCACGGAAAAACTTTTACGTCATTTCGGAACTACCTCGTTGAAAGGATTCGGTGTGGAAGGAATGGGCCTCGGAACCATTGCCGCCGGAGTTTGCCTTCACTATCTTTCCGAAACACAGCACGATCGTGTGCAGCACATCGCTTCCATTTCACGCATCGAAGAAGAAAAATATGTGTGGCTCGATCGTTTCACGATCCGCAATCTCGAATTATTTTCCAGCGCGAATGAAAATGCAAAGACACTCATTGATGTAATAGATCGCACGGTTTCTCCTATGGGCGCACGCCTTCTCAAGCGCTGGCTCGCACTCCCGCTCAAGGATCTGCAACCGATCAATGAAAGACTCAGCGTGGTGGAAGCATTACTTACGGAGGATGGTGTTCATGAAAAAATTGTTGATCTCCTGCGTGAGGCCGGCGATCTTGAGCGGCTCGTGGCTAAAGCGTCTGCAGCCAGAATAAATCCCCGGGAGCTGATGCAGCTGCGACTTACACTTGAATTGCTCCCCCAATTGAAAGAGTTGTGTTCGAATACAACCAATATCCACTTGCAGAAATTCGGGGAACAAATGGATCGTTGTGAAAATGTTCATCAGAAAATCCTGAAAGAACTTCATCCCGATCCGCCTGTGCTTGTGAATAAAGGTTCCGTCATAGCAAAAGGAGTGAATGCAGAACTTGATGAATTGAGACAACTGGCTTTTTCCGGGAAAGATTTTTTACTGCAGATCCAGCAGCGCGAATCGGAAAGGACGGGAATTCCTTCACTGAAAGTCGCATTCAATAATATATTCGGATATTATCTCGAAGTGACGAATGCGCATAAAGAAAAAGTTCCTGCCGAGTGGATCCGGAAACAAACACTCGTCAATGCCGAACGGTACATCACCCCGGAATTAAAAACGTACGAGGAAAAAATTCTTGGCGCCGAAGAAAAGATCCTCGCGATCGAAACACGTTTGTACGCCGAACTTGTTCAGTCGCTTGCACCTTTCATTACCACCATTCAGAAAAATGCATTCATCCTGGCGCAACTCGATTGCCTGGCGGGATTTGCAACACTGGCCAATCACCGCAATTACATTCGCCCGCATCTCAATGATAATGGTGTTATCGATATCCGCAATGGCCGTCACCCGGTTATCGAACAGATGCTTCCGCCCGGACAAAGTTTCATTGCGAATGATATTTATCTCGATCCGTCTTCGCAACAGATTCTCATGATCACCGGGCCGAACATGTCTGGCAAATCTGCATTGCTCCGCCAGTGCGCACTCATTGTTCTTCTCGCGCAGATCGGCTCGTATGTGCCCGCATCGCACGCGGAGATCGGGCTCGTTGATAAAATTTTTACACGCGTCGGTGCTTCCGATAATATTTCTTCCGGTGAATCCACCTTCATGGTCGAGATGAATGAAACGGCAAGCATTCTCAATAATCTTTCCGATCGTAGTCTTGTCCTGCTCGATGAGATCGGTCGCGGCACAAGTACTTACGACGGAATTTCCATTGCATGGGCGATCGCCGAATATATTCACGAGAATGCGAACGGGAAAGCAAAAACACTTTTTGCAACGCACTATCATGAATTGAATGAAATGGCAGAACGTTTTCCGCGTATCCGCAATTTCAATGTGAGTGTGAAAGAAACCGGGAACAAAGTGATCTTCCTGAGAAAATTAATGCCGGGAGGAAGTGAACATAGTTTCGGAATTCATGTTGCGAAAATGGCAGGAATGCCGGTGAAAGTTGTTGAACGCGCAAAGCAGGTACTCACTCAACTTGAAAGAGCGCACAGCGGCGAAGAACTTTCGAAAGAAAATTCAAAACAGAACAGTGAAGATTTTCAACTGAGTTTTTTTCAGCTTGATGATCCAACCCTCGAGCAGATACGCGAAGAATTATTGAAGGTCGATATCAATACACTTACACCGGTAGAGGCACTCATGAAGTTGAATGAAATTAAAAAGATGATAGGAAGTAAGTGA
- a CDS encoding pyrroline-5-carboxylate reductase: MKITIVGCGNMGLVYARAFLRYNIVSKNELLLAEKNELRRDELRKLDLGEVVVADDAKISESELMIIAVKPQDLPALLPSISPLVKPGMLVLSIMAGIKISHLEKELSHKTIVRAMPNSPVEVGMGMTGFSAHASVSVEQVRTVENLLSTTGRTVFFEKEEMLDAVTALSGSGPAYFYYVVRAMMEAGKEMGMSEAVAATLVKQTMLGSFQLINNANKSFDELIKTVASKGGTTEAALTVFDKCAIHRSLIDGIIAAEKRAKELAG, from the coding sequence ATGAAAATAACTATCGTCGGTTGCGGAAATATGGGACTCGTGTATGCGCGTGCGTTCCTGCGTTACAACATTGTGAGCAAAAATGAATTGCTGCTCGCTGAAAAAAATGAATTGCGCCGCGATGAATTGCGAAAATTAGATCTCGGCGAAGTAGTTGTTGCCGACGATGCGAAGATCAGCGAGAGTGAATTAATGATCATTGCCGTGAAGCCACAGGATCTTCCGGCGCTTCTTCCTTCTATTTCTCCATTGGTAAAACCGGGAATGCTGGTGCTTTCGATAATGGCGGGAATAAAAATTTCTCATCTTGAAAAAGAACTTTCACATAAAACAATTGTCCGCGCCATGCCGAATTCGCCGGTGGAAGTGGGAATGGGAATGACCGGTTTCAGTGCGCACGCGAGCGTGTCGGTCGAGCAGGTGCGTACGGTAGAAAATTTACTTTCCACTACGGGGCGGACTGTTTTTTTTGAGAAGGAAGAAATGCTGGATGCCGTGACTGCGCTCAGCGGAAGCGGGCCGGCCTATTTTTATTACGTAGTGCGTGCGATGATGGAAGCAGGAAAAGAAATGGGAATGAGTGAAGCCGTTGCTGCAACCTTGGTAAAGCAAACCATGCTCGGTTCTTTCCAGCTGATCAATAACGCGAATAAATCTTTTGATGAACTGATAAAAACTGTTGCGTCGAAAGGCGGAACTACAGAAGCGGCACTCACTGTTTTCGATAAGTGTGCGATTCATCGTTCACTCATCGACGGAATAATTGCCGCTGAAAAAAGAGCGAAGGAACTTGCCGGTTGA